The following proteins come from a genomic window of Paenibacillus spongiae:
- a CDS encoding vWA domain-containing protein, with protein sequence MAKQSKVFLLFIILVAFVFALVYFGINLTSNWGKTKSQVASEDADKQLSELYSDISITTAEPVKGQIDLNPADVAESLPDIAKFPITVDNTTDQYVEVFSSTEKSGTGVDGWLTEVANEFNKANIVINGKPASVKIRNIASGTAADYIKSGKYVPDAFTPSNELWGEMVKASGVKTALISKRLVGNVPGIVIVKAKYDALVDTYGAVNVKTVTEALANNEFAMGYTDPFASSTGLNFLVTALNTFDSANILGDQAVQGFEKFQANVPFIASTTIQMRDAAKSGMLDGFVLEYQTYVNAADLKNGYVFTPFGVRHDSPLYALGDVPAEKLEIIKKFAEFVEQGEYQTLAKKNGFNNLDDYKAELEAIDGSLLSAAQKLWKEKKNGNKPIAAVFVTDVSGSMAGEPLNRLKESLLKGQKFLGKENSIGLVSYSDDVTINLPIGKYDTNQQSMFVGAVNNLQASGGTATFDGILVALKMLRDEAALHPDSRPIIFVLSDGETNEGYSLKDIKGLIENYKVPIYTIGYNANIQALQSISSINEAASINADTDDVVYKIGNLFNVQM encoded by the coding sequence ATGGCAAAGCAGAGCAAGGTTTTCCTCCTATTCATTATTCTCGTTGCATTCGTGTTCGCACTCGTATATTTCGGAATAAATCTGACTTCTAACTGGGGGAAAACGAAATCGCAGGTAGCTTCGGAAGACGCCGATAAGCAGTTAAGCGAGCTTTACTCCGATATCTCGATTACGACTGCCGAACCGGTGAAGGGTCAGATCGACCTTAATCCAGCAGACGTGGCGGAGTCGCTGCCGGATATCGCTAAATTCCCGATAACCGTTGACAACACCACGGATCAATATGTAGAGGTATTCTCTTCTACCGAGAAATCGGGCACGGGAGTCGACGGGTGGTTGACAGAGGTAGCAAACGAATTTAACAAGGCGAATATCGTTATTAACGGGAAGCCCGCTTCTGTGAAAATTCGGAATATCGCTTCCGGCACAGCTGCAGATTATATTAAATCCGGCAAATATGTCCCTGACGCCTTCACGCCTTCGAACGAATTATGGGGTGAAATGGTAAAGGCGAGCGGCGTTAAGACCGCGCTTATATCGAAGCGGCTTGTTGGAAACGTCCCTGGCATTGTTATAGTCAAGGCGAAGTACGATGCCCTGGTAGACACCTACGGGGCGGTGAATGTCAAGACCGTTACGGAAGCATTAGCCAATAACGAGTTCGCTATGGGATACACGGATCCTTTCGCCAGCTCCACCGGGCTAAACTTTCTTGTAACTGCCCTCAATACGTTCGATAGCGCGAATATTTTGGGTGACCAGGCCGTTCAAGGGTTTGAAAAGTTTCAAGCCAATGTGCCGTTCATTGCATCGACTACCATACAAATGCGAGACGCGGCGAAGTCCGGTATGCTTGACGGGTTTGTGCTGGAGTACCAAACCTACGTCAATGCGGCCGACTTAAAGAATGGTTATGTGTTCACTCCCTTTGGTGTAAGGCATGACAGTCCGCTGTACGCGTTAGGCGATGTGCCCGCTGAGAAGTTAGAGATCATAAAGAAGTTTGCCGAGTTTGTCGAGCAAGGCGAATATCAGACGCTGGCAAAGAAGAACGGCTTCAATAATCTTGACGACTATAAGGCGGAGCTAGAAGCTATCGATGGCAGTCTACTGTCTGCCGCGCAGAAGCTGTGGAAAGAAAAGAAGAACGGAAATAAACCGATAGCGGCCGTGTTCGTAACCGATGTTTCCGGAAGTATGGCGGGTGAACCCCTGAACCGCTTGAAAGAGTCGTTATTGAAAGGCCAGAAGTTTCTGGGGAAGGAGAACAGTATCGGTCTCGTTTCCTATTCCGATGATGTAACGATTAATCTTCCTATCGGGAAATACGATACGAATCAGCAGTCCATGTTTGTGGGGGCGGTGAACAACCTTCAAGCCAGCGGAGGTACGGCTACTTTCGATGGAATCTTAGTGGCGTTGAAAATGCTTCGAGATGAGGCAGCCCTTCATCCCGATAGCAGACCGATCATCTTTGTCCTAAGTGATGGCGAGACGAATGAGGGTTATTCGCTTAAAGATATTAAAGGATTAATCGAGAACTACAAGGTTCCGATCTACACGATCGGATACAATGCCAATATTCAAGCGCTTCAAAGTATTTCGAGTATCAATGAGGCCGCCAGTATCAATGCAGATACGGATGATGTTGTCTACAAAATCGGGAACTTGTTTAACGTTCAGATGTAA
- a CDS encoding S-layer homology domain-containing protein, with protein sequence MNWIRTTVSAIVSLCLAGSILQPVSAGSASPFNDISGSFAKKEIIRLYEKNIITGTTATTFSPTKPISRAEFVTILNRLLGLQYVNSSLSSFTDVSKNAWYYGWIQAAVQLGLAEGISASKFAPEKQVTRQEAAVLIIRAMKQSAADNTHAADFVDTSLIAAWAEPSVASAQRLGLVKGDDNGRFHPKAPITRQETAVMIDRVLQNDKWAAALKSKARPKVQLGWQYNQTTEQYERTILQSNVNTLSPRWYFLAESGTITDGTDRSLITWAKKYNKKVWAMVGNRSDARLTHLMLSDSSLRTAAINNLTGLVKKYSLDGLDIDFENVAPEDRSALTAFMKELSVKLHGVGAVLAVNVSPDLGTDWTEAFDYRALGKSADYIILMGYDEHYSGSPQAGSNASLPFVKKGLDRLFAAVPHGKVILGLPLFNKDWTLSSQGEIISTSFMSLLEQNDRIHSISSRLVWDSYLGQYTVNYTQSGFRHSIWVEEGRSLSAKYKLAVDGSAAGFAYWYAGGESPDIWTSLSNADKFFSYVF encoded by the coding sequence GTGAATTGGATTCGAACGACAGTATCGGCGATCGTTTCGCTGTGCTTGGCTGGCAGTATCCTGCAGCCAGTCTCGGCAGGCAGCGCATCGCCTTTCAACGATATATCGGGAAGCTTTGCGAAGAAAGAAATCATTCGTTTATACGAGAAAAATATTATAACAGGCACGACGGCTACAACCTTCTCACCGACCAAACCGATCTCCCGCGCGGAATTCGTAACCATACTTAATAGGCTGCTTGGTCTTCAGTATGTGAACAGTTCCCTCAGTTCGTTCACAGATGTATCGAAGAACGCGTGGTATTATGGCTGGATTCAAGCCGCGGTACAGCTTGGCTTGGCGGAAGGCATAAGCGCAAGCAAATTCGCTCCCGAGAAGCAGGTAACAAGGCAAGAGGCTGCAGTACTTATCATACGCGCAATGAAACAATCCGCTGCCGATAATACTCATGCAGCGGATTTTGTCGATACTAGCCTAATCGCCGCATGGGCTGAACCTTCAGTCGCTTCAGCGCAGAGGCTAGGTTTGGTGAAAGGCGACGATAACGGAAGGTTTCATCCGAAGGCTCCAATAACCCGGCAGGAAACGGCCGTCATGATTGATCGCGTCCTGCAGAACGATAAATGGGCTGCAGCGCTTAAATCCAAGGCGCGCCCCAAAGTACAACTGGGATGGCAGTACAACCAGACGACCGAACAGTATGAACGTACGATTTTACAATCCAATGTCAATACATTGTCCCCGCGGTGGTATTTCCTGGCGGAATCGGGCACTATAACAGATGGGACGGATCGTTCGCTTATCACTTGGGCGAAGAAGTACAACAAGAAGGTATGGGCGATGGTCGGCAATCGAAGCGATGCCCGCCTTACGCATCTTATGTTATCGGACTCTTCGTTAAGGACTGCTGCAATTAACAATCTAACGGGACTTGTCAAGAAATACAGTTTGGATGGGCTGGACATCGACTTCGAGAATGTCGCTCCAGAAGATCGCTCGGCGTTAACGGCTTTCATGAAAGAATTAAGCGTGAAGCTTCATGGAGTCGGTGCTGTCCTGGCGGTTAATGTTTCTCCGGATCTAGGAACGGATTGGACAGAGGCGTTCGATTATCGCGCGCTTGGGAAGTCTGCGGACTATATCATTCTGATGGGTTACGACGAACATTATAGCGGAAGCCCTCAAGCCGGATCCAACGCTTCGCTGCCTTTCGTGAAGAAAGGCCTTGACCGTCTGTTTGCCGCGGTACCTCATGGTAAGGTCATACTCGGATTGCCTTTATTTAATAAAGATTGGACCTTAAGCAGTCAAGGGGAAATCATCTCCACATCGTTCATGTCGCTGCTTGAGCAAAACGACCGGATTCATTCTATTTCCTCGCGCCTAGTATGGGATTCCTACCTCGGACAGTATACCGTTAATTACACGCAGAGCGGATTTCGGCACTCCATATGGGTGGAAGAAGGACGTTCGTTGAGCGCCAAGTATAAATTGGCAGTCGATGGTTCCGCTGCAGGCTTTGCATATTGGTATGCAGGCGGTGAAAGCCCCGACATTTGGACCAGCTTGAGCAATGCGGATAAGTTTTTCAGCTATGTCTTCTAG
- a CDS encoding response regulator yields the protein MITVLLIEDNEMNRDMLSRRLARKGYRIVTAVDGSEGVKLAGELRPDLILMDLSLPILDGWEATRLLKGSSETKDIPVIALTAHAMKSDEEKAFQAGCDDFDTKPVVLDRLLDKMRNVLNQ from the coding sequence GTGATCACCGTTCTTCTAATCGAAGATAATGAAATGAACCGCGATATGTTGTCCAGACGGCTTGCGCGTAAAGGGTACCGGATCGTCACCGCCGTAGACGGCAGCGAGGGAGTTAAGCTTGCCGGTGAGTTGAGACCCGATCTGATCTTGATGGATTTGAGCCTGCCTATTCTGGATGGATGGGAAGCGACCCGATTATTGAAAGGTTCTTCGGAAACAAAAGATATACCGGTCATTGCACTAACCGCTCATGCCATGAAGAGCGATGAAGAAAAGGCGTTCCAGGCCGGGTGCGACGATTTCGACACGAAGCCGGTTGTTCTGGACCGCTTACTTGACAAGATGAGGAATGTTCTAAATCAATGA
- a CDS encoding HD domain-containing phosphohydrolase codes for MKDDIMLSKILIVDDQEFNISLLERILVRAGFKHISSIQDPLRTLAVFTEIEPDIVLLDMHMPGMDGLQVLRLIREHTAADQYLPVLMLTADVTPEMKKQGLQAGVNDFLTKPYDRMEVVLRINNLLKTRQLHKQIQQHKNTLEDRVRERTEELQKAKVEMLHLLGRAAEYRDDMTGSHTLRVGRLSGLIAERLDLSKEHVKMIRMAAPLHDIGKIGIPDEILLKPGRFKPEEFERMKTHTLIGARILEESSFTLLKLAGIIAQSHHEKWDGTGYPHGLHREEIPIEARIVALADFYDALTHERPYKRAWTPEETIAEVKKQSGIHFDPRIVNVFVQLYAEGLLAKETMSS; via the coding sequence ATGAAGGATGATATCATGCTTTCCAAAATATTGATCGTCGACGATCAAGAATTCAATATCTCCCTGTTGGAGCGCATTCTCGTGCGGGCGGGCTTCAAACATATTTCCAGCATACAGGATCCTCTCCGGACTCTAGCGGTATTTACGGAAATCGAGCCTGATATTGTACTTCTCGATATGCATATGCCGGGGATGGACGGCTTGCAGGTGCTCCGGTTGATCCGTGAGCACACCGCGGCTGACCAATACTTGCCAGTGCTCATGCTCACGGCAGATGTAACGCCCGAAATGAAGAAACAAGGGCTGCAGGCGGGAGTCAATGACTTCTTGACGAAACCTTATGATCGGATGGAAGTCGTGCTGCGCATCAATAACTTGCTGAAGACGAGGCAGCTGCATAAGCAAATTCAGCAGCACAAGAACACATTGGAAGACCGGGTGCGCGAGCGGACGGAGGAATTGCAGAAGGCAAAGGTGGAAATGCTGCACTTGCTCGGACGCGCAGCGGAATATCGCGATGATATGACGGGAAGTCATACGCTTAGGGTCGGGAGACTATCCGGATTAATAGCAGAGCGTCTGGATCTGTCCAAGGAGCATGTCAAAATGATTCGAATGGCTGCTCCTCTGCACGATATCGGCAAGATCGGCATCCCGGACGAGATTCTGCTGAAGCCCGGACGGTTCAAGCCGGAGGAGTTCGAGCGAATGAAGACCCATACCTTGATTGGAGCCAGAATATTGGAAGAAAGCTCGTTTACGCTTCTGAAGCTTGCCGGTATTATTGCTCAATCCCATCATGAGAAGTGGGACGGGACAGGTTATCCTCATGGGCTGCACAGAGAAGAAATACCGATTGAAGCAAGAATTGTGGCTCTCGCCGATTTCTACGATGCGCTGACGCATGAACGACCCTACAAGAGAGCTTGGACGCCGGAGGAAACGATTGCCGAAGTGAAGAAACAGTCCGGTATTCACTTTGATCCCCGGATCGTGAATGTATTCGTTCAATTATATGCAGAGGGGTTATTGGCGAAAGAAACGATGTCTTCATAA
- a CDS encoding PQQ-binding-like beta-propeller repeat protein has protein sequence MRKMGSKPAKMIAALSISAAVLASGIPGTAVVHAEKPVLSTSSPVYGSESAPAVKPLWSLPLAKFNQDGRSFTAAIVEEGRVFALVTGGQLAAYDGASGKRLWKYGAGLKPLLVYDQGIVYGLTKEGYVYAVSAGGSKKWTAPIKADKADSINPIGDTVYVTQDLTLFALDRATGKLRWKVTETEGSYTAGLTDVMENSGVVLRMYYVQGALSSNQINAYDKATGKQLWTSFRQMTPLAVKDGIVYSVMDLFMIGDDDPVNKSLHIAVLNLKTGEKKGERVYKWTAKPEAPGQYSFGGAYGSAFLDGNDLYIYQDQVVAKYNFSAYTPDGKPVQRWVTPNPRDYQPLYRVHNGRLLYQSLHNNSISVIKTANGQILHSPSGIPSVQTDLYGNGLFVARVDGTLEAYNFAALKPVFSVKTGARDFESTLKSGNMIYVRTGGTLHAVKLPASLTTG, from the coding sequence ATGCGTAAAATGGGATCCAAACCTGCGAAAATGATCGCCGCTTTGAGCATTTCGGCTGCAGTACTGGCCTCCGGTATACCGGGAACGGCGGTCGTGCACGCCGAGAAGCCTGTTCTCTCCACATCAAGTCCGGTATACGGGTCGGAATCCGCTCCCGCTGTCAAGCCGCTGTGGAGCTTGCCGCTTGCCAAATTCAATCAGGACGGAAGATCCTTTACGGCTGCCATTGTCGAAGAAGGCCGCGTCTTTGCCCTTGTGACGGGAGGCCAGCTTGCCGCCTATGACGGCGCCAGCGGAAAGAGGCTATGGAAATACGGAGCCGGCCTGAAGCCGTTGCTCGTATATGATCAAGGAATCGTGTACGGCCTTACTAAAGAAGGCTACGTCTACGCCGTCTCAGCTGGCGGCAGCAAGAAATGGACGGCCCCGATTAAAGCGGATAAGGCGGACAGCATCAATCCGATTGGCGACACGGTCTATGTGACGCAGGATCTGACGCTCTTCGCGCTGGACCGCGCGACCGGCAAGCTGCGCTGGAAGGTAACGGAGACGGAAGGGTCCTACACAGCCGGGTTGACCGACGTTATGGAAAACAGCGGAGTCGTTCTTCGCATGTATTATGTTCAAGGGGCCCTCTCATCCAATCAGATCAATGCCTATGACAAAGCGACGGGCAAGCAGCTGTGGACCTCGTTCCGCCAGATGACGCCGCTTGCCGTGAAGGATGGAATCGTCTATTCCGTCATGGACTTGTTCATGATTGGCGATGATGATCCCGTCAATAAGAGCTTGCATATCGCCGTCTTGAACTTGAAGACCGGCGAGAAAAAGGGCGAGCGCGTCTACAAATGGACGGCTAAGCCAGAAGCACCCGGCCAGTATAGTTTCGGCGGCGCATATGGATCCGCTTTCTTAGACGGCAATGACCTGTACATCTATCAGGATCAAGTCGTCGCCAAATATAACTTCTCTGCTTATACCCCGGATGGTAAACCAGTCCAACGATGGGTTACGCCGAATCCGCGGGACTACCAGCCTCTCTATCGCGTCCATAACGGGAGACTTCTCTATCAGAGCCTGCACAATAATTCGATCAGCGTAATAAAGACGGCGAACGGCCAAATTCTTCATTCTCCAAGCGGCATTCCGTCCGTGCAGACCGATCTGTACGGCAATGGTCTCTTCGTCGCCCGCGTCGACGGTACGCTGGAAGCATATAATTTCGCAGCCTTGAAGCCCGTGTTCAGCGTAAAAACGGGTGCCCGTGATTTCGAGTCGACGCTGAAGTCCGGCAATATGATTTATGTTCGCACCGGAGGGACGCTGCATGCGGTGAAGCTGCCCGCCAGCCTGACGACAGGATAA
- a CDS encoding PAS domain-containing hybrid sensor histidine kinase/response regulator has product MITDLIDNQHACQALDASSIISITDDNGIITYVNDLFCDSSKYDKTELIGSSHQIVNSGFHPQEYFTHIWDTLGRGQVWKGEIKNRAKDGSEYWLNLTIVPFVNEEGLTYQHMAIGTDITKRKQNETALLQSVENLRDIENALDESSIVAITDDKGVITYVNEKFCEISKYNRSELIGRTHRVINSGYHPKTFFRDMWATIKQGRVWKGEVKNRAKDGSEYWMNTTIVPFLESSGKPRQFISIRSDITDRVKAEAALAERTEQLARARDEAIRASLIKSQFLANMSHELRTPLNAIIGYSEMLQEEAEDLGESVFVEDLAKISKAGNHLLALINDILDISKIEAGKMELHPENCSLPELIHDVMTTIRPLVESKGNHIQTRCKEEDVIAVDVTKLRQILINLLSNANKFTEAGSIHFEVYKETRFNASGYSFRVQDTGIGMTPDQLRKIFQPFTQADASTTRKYGGTGLGLAISQRFIHLMGGDIRVESEFGEGTIFTCWLPVLSEDPEVLPPSPMEECKQAAEEAGQTGILLIDDDAFNRELMERYLARTGWTLAYADNGPEGLRLAKILRPKVICLDILMPNMDGWSVLTALKNDPDLADIPVVIWSMTTDRQLGYTFGVSEYLTKPVERDRLIKVMEKYIVKREEQRILVIEDDATSTEFMTRLLQREGYSVAHAGNGRLALELLSKEIPSLILLDLMMPEMDGFQFIAELRLQQDWSAIPIVVMTAKTISSEERQILNGYVQNIMQKSSIDYSVFMAEIRRFMETVRVI; this is encoded by the coding sequence ATGATAACAGACCTTATCGACAACCAACATGCCTGTCAGGCATTGGATGCATCCTCGATCATATCCATTACGGATGACAATGGGATTATTACCTATGTGAACGATCTTTTTTGTGATTCGTCCAAATATGACAAGACCGAATTGATCGGAAGCAGTCATCAGATCGTCAACTCCGGGTTTCATCCTCAAGAATATTTTACTCATATATGGGATACGCTCGGCCGAGGGCAGGTATGGAAAGGTGAAATCAAGAACCGGGCGAAGGATGGCAGTGAGTATTGGTTGAATTTGACCATCGTGCCTTTCGTGAACGAGGAAGGCTTGACCTATCAGCATATGGCGATCGGAACCGATATAACGAAGCGCAAGCAGAATGAAACGGCATTGTTGCAGTCCGTTGAAAATTTGCGCGATATTGAGAATGCTTTGGATGAATCCTCGATCGTGGCCATTACGGACGACAAAGGGGTCATTACCTATGTGAACGAGAAGTTCTGCGAGATATCCAAGTACAATCGATCGGAGCTCATCGGAAGAACGCATCGGGTAATAAACTCAGGGTACCATCCGAAGACATTCTTCAGGGACATGTGGGCCACGATCAAGCAAGGGCGCGTATGGAAAGGCGAAGTCAAGAACCGGGCCAAGGACGGCAGCGAGTATTGGATGAATACGACGATCGTTCCCTTCCTGGAGAGCAGCGGAAAACCCAGACAATTCATATCGATCCGTTCGGATATTACCGATCGGGTCAAAGCGGAAGCCGCGCTCGCCGAACGTACGGAACAGCTTGCCAGAGCTCGTGACGAAGCGATTCGTGCCAGTCTGATCAAAAGCCAGTTTCTGGCCAACATGAGTCATGAGCTTCGAACGCCTCTTAACGCCATCATCGGCTACAGCGAGATGCTTCAGGAAGAAGCGGAGGATCTTGGAGAGTCGGTCTTTGTCGAGGATCTGGCAAAAATCAGCAAAGCCGGCAACCATCTGCTTGCCTTGATTAACGATATTCTGGACATCTCCAAGATTGAAGCCGGCAAGATGGAACTTCATCCGGAAAACTGCAGCTTACCTGAACTGATTCATGATGTAATGACAACCATTCGGCCATTAGTCGAAAGCAAGGGCAATCACATTCAAACGAGATGCAAGGAAGAAGATGTTATTGCAGTCGATGTGACGAAGCTGAGACAAATCCTTATTAATTTGCTGAGCAATGCGAACAAGTTCACGGAAGCCGGATCCATTCATTTTGAGGTGTACAAGGAAACCCGGTTCAACGCGTCCGGATACAGCTTCCGCGTTCAGGATACCGGAATCGGCATGACGCCGGATCAGCTGAGAAAAATCTTCCAGCCCTTTACGCAAGCGGATGCTTCTACGACGCGGAAATATGGGGGGACAGGGCTCGGCCTTGCTATCAGTCAACGGTTCATTCATTTAATGGGCGGAGACATTCGGGTGGAGAGCGAGTTTGGAGAGGGAACGATCTTTACCTGCTGGCTGCCGGTCTTGTCTGAAGATCCCGAAGTGCTGCCGCCTTCCCCGATGGAAGAATGCAAGCAGGCAGCGGAAGAAGCGGGACAAACCGGCATTCTTCTCATTGACGACGATGCTTTCAATCGGGAATTGATGGAACGTTACCTGGCCAGAACGGGCTGGACACTAGCCTACGCGGATAATGGTCCGGAAGGGTTGAGACTTGCAAAAATACTGCGTCCCAAGGTCATCTGCCTGGATATTCTCATGCCTAACATGGATGGATGGAGTGTGCTGACAGCGTTAAAGAATGATCCTGATCTGGCGGATATTCCGGTTGTGATCTGGTCCATGACGACCGACAGGCAGCTGGGCTATACGTTCGGAGTCTCCGAATACTTGACCAAGCCTGTTGAACGGGACCGTCTCATCAAGGTCATGGAGAAGTACATTGTGAAACGTGAAGAGCAGCGGATTCTCGTGATCGAGGACGATGCGACATCAACCGAGTTCATGACGAGGCTATTGCAGCGGGAAGGGTATTCGGTTGCCCATGCAGGCAACGGCCGGCTCGCGCTCGAGCTGCTGTCCAAGGAGATCCCTTCGCTAATTTTGCTCGACCTCATGATGCCGGAGATGGACGGATTCCAATTCATTGCTGAATTGCGCTTACAGCAGGATTGGAGCGCAATCCCCATTGTAGTCATGACCGCCAAAACGATTTCATCGGAAGAGCGGCAAATATTAAACGGTTATGTGCAAAACATCATGCAAAAAAGCTCTATCGATTATAGTGTGTTCATGGCGGAAATTCGAAGATTTATGGAGACTGTGAGAGTCATTTAA
- a CDS encoding toxic anion resistance protein: protein MSFTMEVPSQEEIKVAIEEQVKPVPEEVVKLKEAAESNVAAIMELDIESLEKRKEILQSIDAYGIHTMKSSSDKNALLQVSVGNLSKTGDDGGQVAKGLAELHKQLKDLDPSVVDFAKRGFLGKLFNPLRAYFLKYEKADAVIADIVVSLDKGKITLKNDNTTLEIEQQSLRDLTKKLQKEIQLGVLMDESIESQIETAKLRNEDTDKIRFITEEVLFPLRQRVMDLQQMLVVNQQGIMAIEVVIRNNKELIRGVDRAKNVTISALKISVTVASALYNQKIVLRKIELLNQTTNELIAGTSRMLKNQGAEIHKQSLETSISVETLKEAFTDVLSALDSISTYKQEALPRMRETITQFRELADVGEQQILRLEKGHKLGL from the coding sequence ATGTCATTCACAATGGAAGTGCCCAGCCAGGAAGAGATCAAGGTTGCGATCGAAGAGCAGGTTAAACCCGTTCCCGAAGAGGTGGTGAAGCTTAAAGAAGCCGCGGAGAGCAATGTAGCAGCGATCATGGAACTGGATATCGAGTCGCTTGAGAAGCGTAAAGAAATACTGCAGTCTATCGATGCTTATGGGATTCATACAATGAAATCATCTTCGGATAAAAACGCTCTGCTGCAGGTTTCGGTGGGGAATCTCTCCAAAACGGGTGATGATGGGGGGCAGGTAGCCAAGGGTCTCGCGGAGCTGCATAAGCAGCTCAAGGATTTGGATCCAAGCGTAGTCGACTTTGCTAAGAGAGGTTTCCTTGGCAAGTTATTCAATCCGCTCCGCGCTTACTTTCTCAAATATGAAAAGGCTGATGCAGTTATTGCGGATATCGTTGTTTCTCTAGATAAGGGGAAGATCACCCTCAAGAACGACAACACGACGCTGGAGATTGAACAGCAGTCGCTCCGGGATTTGACGAAAAAGCTTCAGAAGGAAATTCAGCTCGGTGTACTAATGGATGAGTCAATCGAATCGCAGATCGAAACGGCGAAACTGCGTAACGAAGACACTGACAAGATCCGATTCATCACCGAAGAAGTATTGTTTCCTCTACGGCAGAGGGTAATGGACTTGCAGCAAATGTTAGTTGTCAACCAGCAGGGAATCATGGCAATCGAAGTGGTCATCAGGAATAATAAAGAATTGATTCGAGGGGTAGACCGGGCCAAGAATGTTACGATATCGGCGTTGAAGATTTCCGTAACGGTTGCAAGTGCTCTCTATAATCAGAAGATCGTTCTGAGAAAGATCGAGCTCTTAAACCAAACCACGAATGAACTGATCGCCGGCACATCCAGAATGTTGAAGAATCAAGGGGCTGAGATCCACAAGCAATCGCTTGAAACGAGCATTTCAGTAGAGACGCTCAAAGAAGCCTTTACGGACGTATTGTCGGCACTGGATTCGATCAGTACTTATAAACAGGAAGCATTGCCGAGAATGCGTGAAACGATCACGCAGTTCCGGGAGTTGGCAGATGTTGGCGAGCAGCAAATTCTGCGTCTGGAGAAAGGTCATAAGTTAGGGCTGTAA
- a CDS encoding sensor domain-containing diguanylate cyclase yields MDERLKYAPCGYVSITHEGIVIDANHTFLDKMGYQLEDLVQKHIESIMSTANKLIFHSYFYPFINLNGLVEELFISLKDSKGQPIPYILNGRRYENAGVEIIDCVLVQMGKRIDYERELRSAKKQIEEAYWEKDQALTKLQQIHAEIERKQAELMEINKILVELSNTDKLTGLKNRRYFQEKLEEQIVQYGNTHEPFSVCIVDIDHFKKVNDTWGHQTGDDVLEKLAERLTSQSRKTDIVARYGGEEFVLIWPNQDIAESKANAEKLRQTVAESTWQTGSITVSIGIATFTEADSDATVLKKADQALYASKENCRNRVTHIMDLNQ; encoded by the coding sequence ATGGATGAGCGTTTAAAATATGCACCGTGCGGTTATGTTTCCATTACACATGAAGGAATTGTTATCGATGCAAACCATACATTCCTGGATAAGATGGGATATCAGCTGGAGGATCTGGTACAGAAGCATATCGAATCGATCATGTCGACGGCCAACAAACTGATCTTTCATTCGTACTTTTACCCGTTTATTAATCTGAATGGACTTGTAGAAGAGTTGTTCATCAGTTTAAAAGATTCCAAAGGACAGCCGATTCCTTACATCTTAAATGGGAGACGGTATGAGAATGCTGGCGTCGAGATCATCGATTGCGTATTGGTGCAGATGGGCAAACGGATCGATTATGAGCGAGAGCTCCGGTCGGCTAAGAAGCAAATTGAAGAAGCGTACTGGGAGAAGGATCAAGCACTGACGAAGCTCCAACAAATCCATGCGGAAATTGAACGGAAGCAAGCCGAGCTGATGGAGATTAACAAGATCTTAGTCGAGCTGTCCAATACCGACAAGCTTACGGGATTAAAGAACAGAAGGTACTTTCAAGAGAAGCTGGAGGAGCAGATTGTCCAATACGGCAATACGCATGAGCCCTTCTCGGTATGTATTGTCGATATCGACCACTTTAAAAAAGTGAACGACACGTGGGGGCATCAGACCGGCGATGACGTACTGGAGAAGTTGGCGGAACGATTAACATCCCAATCACGGAAGACGGATATTGTTGCCCGATATGGCGGGGAAGAGTTTGTGCTTATTTGGCCGAATCAGGATATAGCGGAGTCCAAGGCGAATGCCGAGAAATTGAGGCAAACGGTAGCCGAATCGACTTGGCAAACGGGCAGCATCACGGTGAGTATAGGGATCGCGACGTTTACCGAGGCGGATTCCGATGCAACCGTATTGAAGAAAGCCGACCAAGCGCTTTATGCCTCCAAAGAAAACTGTCGAAATCGCGTCACGCACATTATGGATTTGAATCAATAG